A DNA window from Chryseobacterium sp. MEBOG06 contains the following coding sequences:
- a CDS encoding Hint domain-containing protein yields MAWEECVTSIRANLDPNAKEVNQVIWTGPNKQVTEDNLETDSFSASKPFALICPDRHCQDYGDFSPQAHALCNCKDVNGNPIPDCVPKNVLYPYPSGVCLNIDNPSDYSTKRGRACTKQGDSYYALTCFCCCSCYANGTKIAIPTGFKTIEYFQTGDEVLTASLATGSLKWNTGKVAYSMGTGPDGHQSAMVYMHYGDDDRQIIVTPDQLFLMSTGKLKRSDRLVPGVDELVNEWGDAVPIHEISIGEYIGGVHHISTAAAFDGVIDGHLLLSEGVVSGDFTLQANSGQLIDMGVMEDHKELPKIGSEEYEKKYSQLSKEYYGVMHITALSDGRREKVQRPQKFYLHGERSITVPNTAAAYLDVAQAADVYNNAPRWSFEDIGMNSSLIKYVLRLFKGFFPEINFYYDQSNVTPNAYAFVLMDMQYVVLTGGLTRLKGMDQEGLSFILAHMISTLQKSNPTGANGWTSVAMADYYSIGFLMDIYFGKNFGTMYNPGIKQLDTSLFKYISPENQEYTNDPYKPTVDTRFDALDAGKAMDFPPDGIGGPTAGGLKVVDVKAFPPMVGAFSFVSQDIDEAASENAFRLLIQNKEVTVDGEVSPDFTVNTDLNFLFPDVSDKNQRDMMTEQVRSSLIHAMGLIQLEFNDLVNPASASSYHDFTLDPDARIDSVVAKTNIPVVEIAAEIKRGVEYTLTTSTNVRSYNGSTIDLQQRSISFKI; encoded by the coding sequence ATGGCATGGGAAGAATGCGTAACATCAATTAGGGCGAACCTTGACCCTAACGCAAAAGAAGTAAATCAGGTAATCTGGACAGGGCCAAACAAACAGGTTACAGAAGACAATCTGGAAACCGATAGTTTTTCGGCGAGTAAGCCGTTTGCCTTGATTTGTCCGGACCGTCACTGTCAGGATTACGGCGATTTTTCGCCTCAGGCACACGCTTTATGTAACTGTAAAGACGTGAACGGAAACCCAATTCCGGATTGTGTTCCTAAAAATGTATTATACCCTTATCCGAGTGGTGTTTGTTTGAACATCGACAATCCATCGGATTATAGTACCAAACGGGGACGGGCTTGTACTAAACAAGGTGATAGCTATTATGCATTAACGTGTTTCTGTTGTTGTTCGTGTTATGCGAACGGTACCAAAATTGCTATTCCGACGGGATTCAAAACGATTGAGTATTTTCAAACGGGAGATGAGGTATTAACGGCATCACTGGCAACAGGATCATTGAAATGGAATACCGGAAAAGTGGCGTATAGTATGGGTACCGGGCCAGACGGACATCAGTCGGCCATGGTATATATGCACTATGGTGACGACGATCGTCAGATTATTGTAACTCCGGATCAGTTGTTTTTAATGAGTACCGGAAAATTAAAACGTAGTGATCGTTTGGTTCCGGGTGTGGACGAATTGGTAAATGAGTGGGGCGATGCGGTGCCGATTCACGAAATCAGTATCGGAGAATATATCGGTGGGGTACACCATATTTCTACTGCTGCTGCTTTCGATGGCGTTATAGACGGACACTTGTTATTGTCGGAAGGGGTTGTCTCGGGCGATTTTACCTTACAGGCCAATTCGGGTCAACTTATCGATATGGGGGTAATGGAAGACCATAAAGAATTGCCTAAAATCGGTTCGGAAGAATACGAGAAAAAGTATTCGCAATTATCGAAAGAATACTATGGTGTAATGCATATTACGGCATTAAGCGACGGAAGAAGAGAAAAAGTACAGCGTCCGCAAAAATTCTATCTGCATGGCGAACGTTCGATCACTGTTCCGAATACAGCCGCAGCATATCTGGACGTTGCTCAGGCAGCGGATGTGTACAATAATGCACCGCGTTGGAGTTTTGAAGATATTGGAATGAACAGCTCGCTAATAAAATATGTATTGCGTCTGTTTAAAGGGTTTTTCCCGGAAATCAATTTCTATTACGATCAGTCAAACGTAACGCCTAATGCATATGCTTTTGTACTGATGGACATGCAGTATGTGGTATTAACGGGTGGTTTAACGCGTTTAAAAGGAATGGATCAGGAAGGATTATCGTTTATATTGGCGCATATGATTTCGACGCTTCAAAAATCGAATCCGACCGGGGCTAATGGCTGGACTTCAGTGGCTATGGCTGATTATTACAGTATCGGTTTCCTAATGGATATTTATTTCGGGAAAAATTTCGGAACCATGTACAATCCTGGAATTAAACAATTGGATACTTCGTTGTTTAAATATATTTCGCCCGAAAATCAGGAGTATACAAACGATCCGTATAAGCCTACAGTAGATACACGTTTCGACGCACTGGATGCGGGTAAAGCAATGGATTTCCCACCTGATGGAATAGGAGGTCCAACAGCCGGTGGATTGAAAGTTGTAGATGTTAAAGCATTCCCGCCAATGGTAGGGGCATTTAGCTTTGTGAGTCAGGATATTGACGAAGCAGCATCGGAAAACGCATTCCGTTTGTTGATACAAAACAAAGAGGTGACTGTTGATGGCGAGGTTTCTCCGGACTTTACCGTGAATACCGACCTGAACTTTTTATTCCCTGATGTTTCGGATAAAAATCAACGAGACATGATGACCGAACAGGTTCGCAGTAGTCTGATTCACGCGATGGGACTTATTCAGTTGGAATTTAACGATCTTGTCAATCCGGCTTCGGCTTCCAGCTACCACGATTTTACACTCGATCCGGATGCCCGTATCGATAGTGTTGTGGCCAAAACCAATATTCCTGTGGTGGAAATTGCCGCCGAAATTAAACGTGGTGTTGAATATACGTTGACCACATCGACGAATGTTCGTTCGTATAACGGATCAACAATTGATCTACAACAACGATCTATTTCTTTTAAAATCTAA
- a CDS encoding neuraminidase-like domain-containing protein: MEVKQLIHKFYEVNPDVDLLKANLHKEETLASIKLPKTKSRATATDMVEQLKQVARVVRLHPEAQTNKKLTADVIVTLYEKFDGLNSAHDIARQSGEVFVKQYTDAFGGPKVASEVYKRAAEVTNNVANLTNAILNMSTPLSKAISTSSVSEEVTEYFTGLVGYQELFGSLNYCDCPECKSVLGPAAYFVDLMRIVQKYITEPNTATIPHASALAVRRPDLGTIPLTCEKTNTIVPYLQIIIERLEQSLSTSWKIASTTDLYKQLAATYYPFNLPFLQPLSSIRIYLEELKTTLAGVFACQQLTGPQLAAEQLQTTLEGWNLLKTATVDTAKLQTYFGVAKLDDLNSFKVFSKQTDLLVTQVQDLLYQNLSGTEITAGLNAQFFINKGLTKPVVVGNTDSVNTIDNLTPAALDQINRFLRLTLLSEWSFDDLDWALHALNNGTPEINESILQLVPKLQQLVTRMNSDVATVSTYLFDLKTYGMGNDPAQSAAPFDVVFNTGQTTLYHPKNSATVAYPLNKTYLDTPLSWEYASNSGNNPANAVRVASALGVSQNDLQLLVSALYKSTPTIVLNVPAISALSRHVRLAGYFKLSIKDYLSFLSVSGKVQLVFTIDELTALIDNKEALATVTRLTLEDLNYTVNAVVSPTVNILYYPDKSEAWLKTLPILIPASDSEDDQLIKLYEQVGAFFGIPSSLAQSVLALTVTNPLSVFLNPDTTNAIKALSLISRWLVWVQKTGVSQDLLDNIAVSKAAYGITDTTKLTFANSIVLLQFQFFTGIYNDVNNRFSDYMTAIAGNKNDVAAAILSEATGWDESIITALYALKYTNQVDRLYSMQAVITLLNKTGLNLDAFQELLSLAGKGVADWDTLVAEENKLLTAIQARYNVGSDWNQLAVQIGGKTASAQRDALIGATIFALRSADATAYIQNTRDLHDYLLIDVDMSDVAQISYIKEALNAIQLYMNRCRSKLEAGVVLLPIPEVWWEWMMNYRVWEANREIFLYPENYLDPAFRSSKTDLFKQLENDLKQNDITEGNVTSAYMKYLEGFAELAKLVYVDAYYCRVSDDTRDNQPTLFLFARTATNPYTYYYITRESEGTWSQWIKIDLAINAVQITPVYAFNKLFLFWVEQSVAIDKTPNTTTENIVKASINYTFYNFQNQWVPAQSLVKDYIIDVSPSAYRTANNKLFPDNFFDPNSLWWNKVYPLKIQQDSFWEITNGGNRFEQLVIAFGPMIDTTVQYPQPANNPPNASNPAVQIFENQLFETGQNYNYVYNLGYKGQLPLFKPIVLNDSLDSSYLVNPDEILFFEKDSDKSNDLFTPQIDATSGQMNLISTSRTIYDNDIAGQIITPAIPTPQTSLKDSSFISTDAGINATGSKTVYNTLVDYGYIDSSGMLGRSDYAEMRTDVMSIFEGDPGQLKKTQFVMGVVNRASGSRWLSQNVRNKNYGLFTIKNAVGTFVFYGDKEAFLMEDPDKDPVFISDLLFNADTMFLESSFLSSGAGIDASGSSQIYNNLIDYGYFTADGQLERGTTIDDLTKALNEMLEGQPDKTDKVDSVMDVLTNQPLFYNTDFISDSAGINANGSKNIFDQLMQAGYLDKNGRLMTDIDFNELTGVLYDILEGQPDIDKKVRFVVQVLYQAEYPSSIGFFRSLNTTPYACEYNFKAIRLTTGAIHNLSARIFSGGVDKLLSLESQLIPVDPELPFNRFGFEEPYVIAPEAPDGGQVDFNGAYELYYWELFFHAPMYIANLLKTNQVFDQAEKWYKYMYDPTAAPYLVEADSFVCATIGVTDSSRIYRVLLDNKWIDSEGYVSSKFTAKTNLNSILSFLQPVQIQSVKNVLLNHQVARDICRVWQFNPFRNHTVASLLENITNAKQIAAYNQYPFDPHAIARLRIGAYEKAMVMQFIDNLIKWGDWYFSQYTWESNTTANMLYIYAYSLLGPKPEDLGPCQAEDPANFNDIVAQYGDNIPQFKITLEDHVGSGSSGLNFQPYNDIDAYFCVPENDKLEQYWDTVIDRLYKINNSLNINGIPQPLQLFEPPIDPGLLARAAASGGNPLSIMTQNAAIPAYRFEYLIDRVKNIAATLSQLGSGLLNALERKDDSALAKLQATQQNVLLNLNTMIKEQEIEEAKQNIAGLQQNLLSAQNREQFYQKQYDENLSALEIASLSLQGAAIYPESVSIGINGISVAGYLAPNIFGFADGGMKFGDAITAGAQMAQTTSSILNQSAGIIATTAQYNRRRDDWKLQQQTAAYDAAQIQDQINSANAQLLINQQNLVIHKKTIDQENAYEQFLTTRFTNMDFYSWMISRLSTIYFQSYQLTLGMALAAQSAYQNEMNSTEQFIQFDYWDTLHKGLLSGEALLLSLQQMERSYVLKNTRTFEIEKTISLLQLDPLQFMEFKTGLHSGVKGTLRFKLSEQLFDFDFPGQYLRKIKTISVSIPAVVGPYQNINAVLRQTKNYTVMEPKINAVKYVMDPVNNPDPGNVRVDWIPNQKIALSKGMDDNGLFVLNFNDSMYLPFEGTGAVSEWELNLPPETNHFDFNSISDIIVKISYTAYEDMGQFATDVKNQLQSQNPPYPYQVAKQIVLQQAFSGNWYQFMHPQPNPVTQSMVFSLTDAIVLPNLKKVALQSVTVVVQTQNNTTVSDKQAGSFLTLKQTGKSDLSIPIMNNVGTVALSGPFEAETAELLFTIANTPDELLTADKKQLDPNRLSGLLIIINYTSNVFAKQ, from the coding sequence ATGGAAGTAAAACAACTGATTCATAAATTTTATGAAGTAAATCCGGACGTAGATTTGCTAAAGGCCAATCTTCATAAGGAAGAGACCTTAGCCTCCATAAAGCTACCCAAAACCAAATCGCGTGCCACCGCAACCGACATGGTAGAACAGCTCAAACAAGTGGCTCGGGTGGTACGCTTACATCCGGAAGCGCAAACGAACAAAAAATTAACGGCTGATGTGATTGTTACTCTATACGAAAAATTCGATGGATTAAACTCGGCTCACGACATTGCCCGACAAAGCGGAGAAGTGTTTGTAAAACAATATACCGATGCTTTTGGTGGCCCCAAAGTAGCATCGGAGGTATACAAGAGAGCAGCTGAAGTAACCAATAATGTGGCGAATCTTACCAATGCAATTTTAAATATGTCGACACCGCTTTCTAAAGCGATATCGACTTCATCTGTCAGTGAAGAGGTAACCGAGTATTTTACTGGATTGGTAGGCTATCAGGAACTGTTTGGAAGTCTCAATTATTGCGATTGCCCGGAATGTAAATCGGTACTGGGACCAGCAGCCTATTTTGTTGATCTGATGCGTATTGTACAAAAATATATTACCGAGCCCAATACCGCTACCATACCACATGCAAGTGCATTGGCTGTAAGACGTCCCGATTTGGGAACGATACCGCTAACCTGCGAAAAAACAAATACCATCGTCCCGTATTTACAAATCATCATTGAGCGTTTGGAACAAAGTCTGTCGACCAGTTGGAAAATTGCGAGTACGACCGATTTGTACAAGCAACTTGCCGCAACGTATTATCCGTTTAACTTACCATTCCTGCAACCGTTAAGCAGCATACGGATTTATCTTGAGGAACTAAAAACAACACTGGCCGGGGTATTTGCCTGCCAACAGCTAACCGGCCCGCAATTGGCTGCCGAACAATTGCAAACAACCCTCGAAGGTTGGAATTTACTTAAAACGGCAACGGTAGATACCGCGAAATTACAAACCTATTTTGGGGTGGCGAAACTGGACGATCTGAATAGTTTTAAAGTCTTTTCTAAACAAACCGATTTACTGGTAACGCAAGTCCAGGATTTACTCTACCAAAATTTATCCGGGACCGAAATTACAGCCGGGCTGAATGCCCAGTTCTTTATCAATAAGGGATTAACCAAACCGGTTGTAGTGGGGAATACCGATTCGGTAAATACCATCGATAACCTGACGCCGGCGGCTCTGGATCAGATAAATCGCTTTTTACGCCTTACGTTACTTAGCGAATGGTCGTTTGATGATCTGGACTGGGCTTTACATGCTTTGAATAACGGAACACCGGAAATTAATGAAAGCATATTACAACTGGTACCAAAATTACAACAACTGGTTACCCGAATGAATAGTGATGTCGCTACGGTAAGTACCTATTTGTTTGATTTGAAAACTTACGGAATGGGGAACGATCCGGCACAGTCGGCAGCACCGTTTGATGTTGTATTTAATACCGGACAAACCACTTTATACCACCCTAAAAATAGCGCAACGGTAGCCTATCCGCTTAATAAAACCTATCTGGATACGCCGCTAAGTTGGGAATATGCTTCCAATAGCGGAAACAACCCGGCCAATGCGGTTCGTGTCGCTTCGGCTTTGGGCGTTTCGCAAAACGATTTGCAATTGCTGGTTTCGGCTTTATATAAGAGTACACCAACCATTGTGTTAAATGTACCTGCCATTTCGGCCTTGTCGCGCCATGTACGCCTGGCAGGATATTTTAAATTAAGCATCAAAGATTATCTGAGCTTTTTGAGTGTATCCGGAAAAGTACAACTGGTTTTTACAATTGATGAGCTGACGGCACTCATTGACAACAAAGAAGCACTGGCTACAGTGACCCGATTAACGTTAGAAGATCTCAATTATACGGTAAATGCGGTTGTATCGCCAACCGTTAACATTTTATACTATCCCGATAAAAGTGAAGCATGGCTTAAAACACTGCCGATACTTATTCCGGCATCCGATTCTGAAGACGATCAATTGATCAAACTTTACGAACAGGTTGGTGCGTTCTTCGGTATTCCATCCTCATTGGCGCAATCGGTTTTGGCACTTACTGTTACCAATCCACTTTCGGTATTCCTGAATCCCGATACGACCAATGCGATAAAAGCATTAAGTCTCATTTCACGTTGGTTGGTATGGGTACAAAAAACGGGAGTCAGTCAGGATTTACTCGATAACATTGCTGTCAGTAAAGCGGCTTATGGCATTACCGATACCACAAAACTAACGTTTGCAAATAGCATTGTATTACTTCAGTTCCAGTTTTTTACCGGTATTTATAATGATGTAAACAATCGGTTTTCAGACTACATGACGGCGATTGCCGGTAATAAAAATGATGTTGCCGCAGCCATTTTGTCGGAAGCAACCGGATGGGATGAATCGATAATCACAGCATTGTATGCCTTAAAATATACCAATCAGGTCGATCGCCTGTACAGCATGCAGGCCGTTATTACGTTGCTTAATAAAACAGGTTTAAATCTGGATGCTTTTCAGGAGTTACTTAGCCTGGCCGGAAAAGGTGTTGCCGACTGGGATACATTGGTAGCAGAGGAAAACAAATTATTAACCGCAATTCAGGCACGATATAATGTAGGAAGCGACTGGAATCAGCTGGCCGTACAAATTGGCGGTAAAACCGCATCGGCCCAAAGAGACGCTCTGATTGGAGCGACTATCTTTGCCCTGCGCTCGGCCGATGCCACTGCCTACATCCAGAATACACGCGATTTACACGACTATTTGCTTATTGATGTGGATATGTCGGATGTAGCACAAATTTCCTATATCAAAGAAGCGCTTAATGCGATTCAGTTGTATATGAACCGCTGTCGTTCGAAACTGGAAGCCGGTGTGGTACTTTTACCGATCCCTGAAGTTTGGTGGGAATGGATGATGAATTATCGGGTATGGGAAGCCAACCGCGAAATTTTCCTCTATCCTGAAAATTATCTCGATCCGGCTTTCCGTAGCTCCAAAACCGATTTGTTTAAACAACTGGAAAACGACCTGAAACAAAACGACATTACCGAAGGCAATGTAACATCGGCCTATATGAAATACCTGGAAGGCTTTGCAGAACTGGCAAAACTGGTGTATGTAGATGCCTATTATTGTAGAGTTTCCGACGATACCCGCGATAATCAGCCGACCTTGTTTCTGTTTGCACGCACCGCTACCAACCCGTATACCTATTATTATATCACAAGGGAGAGCGAAGGTACCTGGTCGCAATGGATTAAAATTGATCTGGCCATTAATGCCGTACAAATTACACCGGTTTATGCCTTTAATAAGTTGTTCCTGTTTTGGGTAGAACAAAGTGTTGCGATCGATAAAACACCGAATACCACTACCGAAAACATTGTGAAGGCCTCGATAAACTATACGTTTTATAATTTCCAGAATCAATGGGTACCGGCGCAATCACTGGTAAAAGACTATATTATCGATGTTAGTCCAAGTGCCTATAGAACTGCAAATAATAAACTTTTTCCAGACAATTTCTTCGACCCCAATAGTCTTTGGTGGAATAAAGTATATCCGCTCAAAATACAACAGGATAGTTTCTGGGAAATTACCAATGGCGGCAATCGATTTGAACAATTAGTGATTGCCTTCGGCCCAATGATTGATACTACGGTGCAATATCCGCAACCTGCCAATAATCCACCGAATGCCTCCAATCCGGCGGTTCAGATTTTTGAAAATCAGTTGTTTGAAACGGGGCAAAACTATAATTATGTCTATAATCTGGGTTATAAAGGGCAGTTACCGTTGTTTAAGCCGATTGTTTTAAACGATAGTCTGGATAGCAGTTATTTGGTAAATCCCGACGAAATCCTGTTTTTCGAAAAAGACAGTGATAAGAGTAACGATCTGTTTACTCCGCAAATCGACGCGACATCGGGACAAATGAATCTGATTAGTACTTCCCGTACGATTTACGATAATGATATTGCGGGGCAGATTATTACCCCGGCCATTCCAACGCCACAAACTTCCTTAAAGGACAGTTCTTTTATTTCGACCGATGCCGGTATTAATGCGACAGGTTCTAAAACGGTTTATAATACGTTGGTAGACTATGGTTATATCGATAGCAGCGGTATGCTGGGACGTTCTGATTATGCGGAAATGCGTACCGACGTGATGAGCATTTTTGAAGGCGATCCTGGTCAGCTTAAAAAGACACAGTTTGTAATGGGAGTCGTAAACAGAGCCAGTGGTTCCCGCTGGTTATCCCAAAACGTTCGGAATAAAAATTATGGATTGTTTACGATTAAAAACGCTGTAGGAACCTTTGTTTTTTATGGCGACAAAGAAGCGTTTTTAATGGAAGATCCGGATAAAGATCCGGTATTTATTTCCGATTTGTTGTTTAATGCCGACACCATGTTTTTGGAATCGTCGTTCCTTTCGTCGGGCGCAGGTATCGATGCCAGCGGATCCAGCCAGATTTACAATAATTTGATTGATTACGGGTATTTTACAGCCGACGGACAACTGGAACGCGGTACAACAATTGACGATCTGACTAAGGCGCTCAATGAGATGCTGGAAGGACAGCCGGATAAAACCGATAAGGTCGATTCGGTTATGGATGTATTAACCAATCAACCACTGTTTTATAATACTGATTTTATCTCTGACAGTGCCGGGATTAATGCCAATGGTTCTAAAAATATTTTTGATCAGCTTATGCAGGCCGGGTATCTGGATAAAAACGGCCGTTTAATGACGGATATTGATTTTAATGAGTTAACCGGTGTGCTTTACGATATTCTGGAAGGGCAACCGGATATTGATAAAAAAGTACGTTTTGTGGTACAGGTGTTGTATCAGGCAGAATACCCGTCGTCTATCGGATTCTTCCGAAGTTTGAACACCACTCCTTATGCGTGCGAATATAATTTTAAAGCGATACGTCTTACCACAGGAGCAATTCATAACCTTAGTGCCCGTATCTTTTCCGGTGGTGTCGACAAACTGTTGTCGCTCGAAAGTCAATTGATCCCGGTGGATCCGGAATTGCCTTTTAACAGATTTGGTTTTGAAGAACCGTATGTTATCGCTCCTGAAGCTCCCGATGGCGGACAGGTCGATTTTAACGGGGCGTATGAATTGTATTATTGGGAATTGTTTTTCCATGCGCCCATGTATATTGCCAATCTACTAAAGACAAATCAGGTATTTGATCAGGCCGAAAAATGGTACAAATATATGTACGATCCAACGGCGGCTCCGTATCTGGTAGAGGCAGATTCTTTTGTGTGTGCCACGATAGGAGTTACCGATTCGAGCCGTATTTACCGCGTTTTACTGGACAACAAATGGATTGATAGCGAAGGCTATGTGAGCAGTAAATTTACAGCCAAAACAAATCTGAATTCGATTCTTTCTTTCCTTCAGCCGGTACAAATTCAATCGGTAAAAAATGTATTGCTCAACCATCAGGTAGCGCGTGATATTTGCCGCGTATGGCAGTTTAATCCTTTCCGGAACCATACGGTAGCTTCGTTGCTCGAAAACATTACGAACGCCAAACAAATTGCAGCTTACAATCAGTATCCGTTCGATCCGCATGCTATTGCCCGTTTGCGTATTGGCGCCTACGAAAAAGCGATGGTAATGCAATTTATCGATAACCTGATTAAATGGGGCGACTGGTATTTTTCGCAGTACACCTGGGAGAGTAATACCACGGCGAATATGTTGTACATCTACGCTTATAGTTTACTGGGGCCAAAACCGGAGGACCTTGGACCGTGTCAGGCCGAGGATCCTGCGAATTTTAACGACATTGTAGCTCAATATGGTGACAATATACCGCAGTTTAAAATTACCCTCGAAGATCATGTTGGAAGTGGTTCCAGCGGATTAAATTTCCAACCGTATAACGATATTGATGCCTATTTCTGTGTACCCGAAAACGACAAACTCGAACAATACTGGGACACGGTTATCGATCGACTTTATAAAATAAACAATAGCTTAAATATTAATGGGATACCGCAACCATTGCAATTATTCGAACCGCCTATCGATCCTGGTTTATTGGCACGTGCTGCGGCGAGCGGTGGTAATCCGTTAAGTATTATGACGCAGAATGCGGCTATTCCGGCTTATCGCTTTGAGTATCTTATCGATCGGGTAAAAAATATCGCTGCTACATTAAGTCAGTTGGGATCCGGTTTATTAAACGCACTGGAACGTAAAGACGATTCGGCACTGGCCAAATTACAGGCCACACAGCAAAATGTGCTGCTTAATCTTAACACAATGATTAAAGAACAGGAGATCGAAGAGGCCAAACAAAACATTGCCGGTTTGCAACAAAATCTGTTAAGTGCTCAAAATCGTGAACAGTTTTACCAAAAGCAGTACGACGAAAACCTGAGTGCTCTGGAAATCGCCAGCCTGTCGTTACAAGGCGCGGCCATTTATCCGGAATCAGTTTCAATTGGAATTAACGGAATTTCAGTTGCCGGTTATCTGGCGCCGAATATCTTTGGTTTTGCCGATGGAGGGATGAAGTTTGGAGATGCCATTACTGCGGGCGCTCAGATGGCACAAACGACTTCGTCTATTTTAAACCAGAGTGCCGGAATTATTGCGACAACTGCTCAGTATAACAGACGACGTGACGACTGGAAGTTGCAACAGCAAACGGCGGCTTATGATGCGGCTCAAATTCAGGATCAGATTAATTCGGCTAATGCGCAATTACTGATCAACCAGCAAAACCTGGTGATTCATAAAAAAACAATTGATCAGGAGAATGCCTACGAACAATTCCTGACCACCCGTTTTACGAATATGGATTTCTATTCGTGGATGATCAGCCGATTATCGACCATTTATTTCCAATCGTATCAGCTTACGCTGGGAATGGCGCTGGCAGCACAATCAGCTTATCAGAATGAGATGAACAGTACCGAACAGTTTATTCAGTTCGATTACTGGGATACGCTTCACAAAGGATTGTTGTCGGGAGAAGCTTTATTATTATCGTTACAACAAATGGAACGCAGTTATGTGTTGAAAAACACGCGTACTTTCGAAATTGAAAAGACAATTTCCTTGCTGCAACTGGATCCGTTACAGTTTATGGAATTTAAAACAGGACTTCATTCGGGAGTAAAAGGAACGCTTCGTTTTAAACTTTCGGAACAGTTATTCGATTTTGATTTCCCGGGACAGTATCTGCGTAAAATCAAAACGATTTCGGTGTCGATTCCTGCCGTGGTAGGGCCTTACCAGAATATTAATGCGGTATTGCGGCAAACCAAAAATTATACCGTGATGGAACCTAAAATCAATGCGGTTAAATATGTTATGGATCCGGTTAATAATCCCGATCCGGGTAATGTACGCGTAGACTGGATTCCCAACCAGAAAATTGCACTTTCCAAAGGTATGGACGATAATGGTTTGTTTGTGCTCAACTTTAACGATAGCATGTACCTGCCGTTTGAAGGAACCGGTGCTGTTTCGGAATGGGAATTAAACCTGCCGCCGGAAACCAATCATTTCGATTTTAATTCAATATCCGACATTATCGTAAAAATCAGCTATACGGCTTACGAAGATATGGGACAGTTTGCCACCGATGTAAAAAATCAGTTGCAATCCCAGAATCCACCGTATCCGTATCAGGTAGCCAAACAAATTGTATTGCAACAGGCTTTTAGTGGTAACTGGTATCAGTTTATGCATCCGCAGCCGAATCCGGTAACGCAATCGATGGTGTTTAGTTTAACCGATGCTATTGTGCTGCCAAACCTTAAAAAGGTAGCATTACAATCGGTAACAGTGGTGGTGCAAACTCAAAATAACACAACGGTTTCCGATAAACAAGCGGGTAGCTTCTTAACTTTAAAACAAACGGGTAAAAGCGATCTGAGTATTCCGATAATGAATAATGTAGGAACGGTTGCTCTTAGCGGGCCCTTTGAGGCAGAAACGGCAGAACTTCTATTTACGATCGCCAATACACCGGATGAATTGCTTACGGCTGATAAGAAACAACTGGATCCGAACAGATTAAGCGGACTGCTCATTATTATTAACTATACGTCCAACGTATTTGCAAAACAATAA